A single Arcobacter sp. FWKO B DNA region contains:
- the leuS gene encoding leucine--tRNA ligase, translated as MQYNPQEIEKKWQNFWAENNSFEPSNDKTKEKKYILSMFPYPSGRIHMGHVRNYAIGDAFARYYRKNGFNVLHPIGWDSFGMPAENAAIKLKLHPKKWTYENIDYMRSELNSLGLSFSKNQEFATSDELYTKWEQEFIIKMYEAGILYRKLTTVNWCPHDLTVLANEQVEDECCWRCGTKVVQREMPGYYVAITKYADELLTSLEGLKEGWPSQVLTMQENWIGKSSGLEFDFALSEDSKAKLGNNFDKFSVFTTRPDTIYGVSYTALAPDHEIVKYIVKNSLVDDTKLAKLTTMMNTPEKQRMTEDKDGIDLEITVVHPLTKKIVPVFVANFVLGSYGSGAVMAVPAHDERDFEFATKFALPIHRVIIADDMGDGCYIGEGKLTDSDKFNGMSNVEAKEAIINHFEAENLGKRTINYKLRDWGISRQRYWGAPIPFVHCDECGLVPEKLENLPIALPQDVEITGEGNPLDTHPTWKHCKCPKCGKDALRETDTMDTFVQSSWYFLRYATDHKKWQTTGIDKGDSEYWMDVDHYIGGIEHAILHLLYARFFTKALRDVGYTTSSEPFKNLLTQGMVLKDGAKMSKSKGNVVDPDSIIKEFGADTARLFMLFAAPPTKELEWNDSAVEGAYRFLRRFYDKSFGFELKEFSNIAHGALSKEEKFARKKVYEALKKANEVYTKTYTFNTLIAAVMEAMNALNDQSNDMVWSEGYYILTNILEPIVPHVCSEVADRLFGRANFDKLLDIKEEVFEESFINYAVTINGKKRAELQIDKTFTKEQTLEFAKKECAKWLDGKEIIKEILVPNKLINIVIK; from the coding sequence ATGCAATATAATCCACAAGAGATTGAAAAGAAATGGCAAAATTTTTGGGCTGAAAATAATAGTTTTGAGCCAAGTAACGATAAAACAAAAGAGAAAAAATATATATTAAGTATGTTCCCTTATCCAAGCGGAAGAATACATATGGGGCATGTGAGAAACTATGCTATTGGTGATGCTTTTGCTAGATATTATAGAAAAAACGGCTTTAATGTACTTCATCCAATAGGTTGGGATAGTTTTGGTATGCCTGCTGAAAATGCAGCAATAAAACTAAAACTCCATCCAAAAAAATGGACTTATGAAAATATAGACTATATGAGAAGTGAGTTGAACTCTCTAGGACTCTCTTTTAGTAAAAACCAAGAGTTTGCTACAAGTGATGAGCTTTATACAAAGTGGGAACAAGAGTTTATTATCAAGATGTATGAAGCAGGTATTTTGTATAGAAAACTTACTACCGTAAACTGGTGTCCACATGACTTGACAGTACTAGCAAATGAGCAAGTAGAAGATGAGTGTTGTTGGAGATGCGGTACAAAAGTAGTTCAAAGAGAGATGCCTGGGTATTATGTGGCTATTACAAAATATGCAGATGAACTTCTTACATCTTTAGAGGGTCTAAAAGAAGGGTGGCCATCACAAGTTCTTACTATGCAAGAAAACTGGATAGGTAAAAGTAGCGGTTTGGAGTTTGATTTTGCATTAAGTGAAGATTCAAAAGCAAAACTTGGCAATAACTTTGATAAATTTTCAGTATTTACCACAAGACCTGATACTATATATGGTGTGAGTTATACGGCTTTAGCCCCTGATCATGAGATAGTAAAATATATAGTTAAAAACTCACTGGTTGATGATACAAAACTAGCAAAACTAACAACTATGATGAACACTCCTGAAAAACAAAGAATGACGGAAGATAAAGACGGCATTGATTTAGAAATCACGGTAGTTCATCCATTGACAAAAAAAATTGTACCTGTATTTGTGGCAAACTTTGTACTAGGAAGCTATGGAAGTGGAGCTGTTATGGCTGTTCCTGCCCATGATGAGAGAGACTTTGAGTTTGCAACTAAATTTGCTCTTCCAATTCATAGAGTAATTATCGCTGATGATATGGGCGATGGGTGCTACATAGGTGAAGGGAAACTAACCGATAGTGACAAATTCAACGGTATGTCTAATGTTGAAGCAAAAGAGGCTATTATAAACCACTTTGAAGCTGAAAATTTAGGTAAAAGAACAATCAACTATAAGCTAAGAGATTGGGGAATAAGCAGACAAAGATATTGGGGAGCTCCAATTCCTTTTGTACACTGTGATGAGTGTGGACTTGTCCCTGAAAAATTAGAAAATCTACCTATTGCATTACCGCAAGATGTAGAAATAACAGGTGAAGGAAATCCTCTTGATACTCACCCAACTTGGAAACATTGCAAATGTCCAAAATGTGGAAAAGATGCATTAAGAGAAACAGATACTATGGATACTTTTGTACAATCAAGCTGGTATTTCCTAAGATATGCAACAGACCATAAAAAATGGCAAACAACAGGTATTGACAAAGGTGATAGTGAGTATTGGATGGATGTTGACCATTACATAGGTGGTATCGAACACGCTATTTTACACCTTTTGTATGCTAGATTTTTCACAAAAGCACTAAGAGATGTTGGATATACCACTTCAAGTGAGCCTTTTAAAAACCTTTTAACACAAGGTATGGTTCTAAAAGACGGTGCTAAGATGAGTAAATCAAAAGGAAATGTAGTAGACCCTGATAGCATTATCAAAGAGTTTGGTGCTGATACTGCAAGGTTATTTATGCTTTTTGCTGCACCTCCTACAAAAGAGCTTGAGTGGAATGATAGTGCGGTTGAAGGGGCTTATAGATTTTTGAGAAGATTTTATGATAAGTCTTTTGGATTTGAGCTGAAAGAATTTTCAAATATTGCGCATGGTGCCTTATCAAAAGAGGAAAAATTTGCTAGAAAAAAAGTGTATGAAGCACTAAAAAAAGCAAATGAAGTATATACAAAAACATATACATTCAATACTCTAATAGCAGCTGTTATGGAAGCTATGAATGCACTAAACGACCAATCAAACGATATGGTATGGAGTGAGGGTTATTATATCCTTACAAATATCTTAGAGCCTATCGTTCCACATGTTTGTAGCGAAGTTGCCGATAGATTATTTGGCAGAGCAAATTTTGATAAACTACTTGATATTAAAGAAGAGGTGTTTGAAGAGTCGTTTATAAACTATGCCGTTACAATAAACGGTAAAAAAAGAGCAGAACTTCAAATAGATAAAACCTTTACAAAAGAGCAAACACTTGAATTTGCAAAAAAAGAGTGTGCAAAGTGGCTTGATGGTAAAGAGATAATAAAAGAGATATTAGTTCCAAATAAACTAATAAATATCGTAATAAAGTAG
- the lptE gene encoding LPS assembly lipoprotein LptE: protein MKKKTFYLLVFVVTFFTACGYKPISHYTTDQINGLVYVTSVTSLQDPRNSVILQDAITQMVVANLGLPITNDKAKADTVVTVSMGSLSLSALQYDTQGYVQLYRASVNITLHYKNQQNSGSVSSSGEYDFNVGGVTNISDTERFNAIKKATERALEEILGKLAVQSFKNDKR from the coding sequence ATGAAAAAGAAAACTTTTTATTTATTGGTATTTGTAGTGACTTTTTTTACTGCTTGTGGGTATAAGCCAATTAGTCATTATACTACTGATCAAATAAATGGTTTGGTTTATGTAACAAGTGTAACTTCACTACAAGATCCACGAAATAGTGTAATCTTACAAGATGCTATTACCCAAATGGTAGTGGCAAATCTTGGCTTGCCTATCACAAATGATAAAGCAAAAGCAGATACAGTAGTAACTGTTTCTATGGGTAGCTTATCTTTAAGTGCACTCCAATACGATACACAAGGATATGTCCAACTATATAGAGCAAGTGTAAATATAACCTTACACTATAAAAACCAACAAAATTCTGGAAGTGTAAGTAGCAGTGGTGAGTATGACTTTAATGTAGGTGGGGTTACAAATATATCTGATACAGAAAGATTTAATGCTATAAAAAAAGCAACAGAAAGGGCACTTGAAGAAATTTTAGGAAAATTAGCCGTACAAAGCTTTAAAAATGATAAAAGATAA
- a CDS encoding bifunctional folylpolyglutamate synthase/dihydrofolate synthase, with the protein MIKDKTLEEFLEHKTLYYDKIDYNTIQDAWDIVEQYTKPKYVIHIVGTNGKGSTGRILATYLHKSNFKVFHYTSPHIIKFNERIWINGKDITDDELENGHKKLLSVLTHKLLEKLTYFEYTTLLALLLSDGCDYLVLEAGLGGEFDATNVIKNDLSLITTIDYDHQEFLGNTIEEITSTKVRSADTTMIVAPQVHQEVYNTAKNIASLKKIKYYTTDDFILARKSHTIFEAEFLNTNLKTVLAALEYLEITIDFELFKDIKIKGRCEKLTPLITIDVGHNPLAAKMLAKEFKNKKINLVYNTLKDKDYKQILGILKPVINHLYIIPINDKRSLDIALLEQYFDENEINYSNFSDIPENKELLVFGSFKVVEEFLHIFNKGNNEE; encoded by the coding sequence ATGATAAAAGATAAGACACTAGAAGAGTTTTTAGAACATAAAACCCTATACTATGACAAAATTGACTACAACACCATACAAGATGCATGGGATATAGTAGAACAATATACTAAACCAAAATATGTAATACATATAGTTGGAACAAATGGCAAGGGAAGTACAGGAAGAATTCTTGCCACATATTTGCATAAGTCAAATTTTAAAGTTTTTCATTATACATCACCACATATCATAAAATTTAATGAACGAATCTGGATAAATGGGAAAGATATCACAGATGATGAGCTTGAAAATGGGCACAAAAAACTTTTGTCTGTACTTACGCATAAACTTTTAGAAAAACTTACATATTTTGAATACACAACACTCTTGGCACTACTACTTAGTGATGGATGTGATTACTTAGTACTTGAAGCTGGACTTGGTGGTGAATTTGATGCTACAAATGTAATAAAAAATGATTTGTCATTGATTACAACTATAGATTATGACCATCAAGAGTTTTTAGGTAATACCATAGAAGAGATAACTTCAACAAAAGTAAGAAGTGCTGATACTACAATGATAGTAGCACCTCAAGTTCATCAAGAAGTATATAATACAGCAAAAAACATTGCTTCACTCAAGAAAATAAAGTACTATACTACAGATGACTTTATATTAGCAAGAAAATCACATACAATTTTTGAAGCAGAGTTTTTAAACACAAATTTAAAGACTGTTTTGGCAGCACTGGAATACTTAGAAATCACAATAGATTTTGAACTTTTTAAAGATATAAAGATCAAAGGAAGATGTGAAAAACTAACTCCACTTATTACTATAGATGTGGGACATAACCCACTTGCAGCAAAAATGTTAGCAAAAGAATTCAAAAATAAAAAGATAAATTTGGTATATAACACCCTAAAAGATAAAGATTATAAACAAATATTGGGTATACTAAAGCCAGTAATTAATCATTTATATATCATACCTATAAATGATAAAAGATCTTTGGATATTGCACTACTAGAGCAGTATTTTGACGAAAATGAAATAAACTACAGTAATTTTTCAGATATTCCTGAAAATAAAGAGCTATTAGTCTTTGGTTCTTTCAAAGTTGTAGAGGAATTTTTACATATATTTAACAAAGGAAATAATGAAGAATAG
- a CDS encoding M23 family metallopeptidase: MKNRLIITISDAKGTKSYTVSKLVRKLLIWILLVVVVIATISIFVIPFLGQKLYELDNENKTYYQELEGKNQDLELLDSKLQEIESQMNILLDPSQSPIERAKVARITAANRAYTLRVIPSGSPLDEVYVTSPFGNRIHPTLKVRQFHRGIDLRASVGTPVYSTADGVVRQIHNTTSGAFGRVITISHSYGFETVYAHLSKINVKIGEVVRKGDIIALSGNSGRSSGPHLHYEVRYATQHLNPYDFIKWDVANYEGIFEKQRSVSWESLINLIELQNKLTLQQ, translated from the coding sequence ATGAAGAATAGATTAATCATTACCATATCTGATGCTAAAGGAACAAAGTCATATACTGTCTCCAAACTTGTAAGAAAGTTGCTAATTTGGATTTTATTAGTAGTTGTAGTTATTGCTACTATTAGTATATTTGTTATACCATTTTTGGGACAAAAATTATATGAACTTGATAATGAAAACAAAACATACTACCAAGAACTAGAAGGTAAAAATCAAGATTTAGAACTCCTTGATAGTAAACTTCAAGAAATAGAATCACAAATGAATATCTTACTTGATCCTAGCCAATCTCCAATAGAAAGGGCTAAAGTAGCAAGAATAACTGCTGCAAACAGAGCCTATACACTAAGGGTAATACCAAGTGGTTCACCACTAGATGAAGTATATGTAACATCACCTTTTGGTAATAGAATACACCCAACTTTAAAAGTCAGACAATTTCATAGGGGAATAGATTTAAGAGCATCTGTAGGAACACCTGTTTATTCCACTGCTGATGGTGTAGTAAGACAAATTCACAACACAACAAGTGGTGCTTTTGGTAGAGTAATCACAATATCACATAGCTATGGTTTTGAAACTGTTTATGCTCATCTTAGTAAAATTAATGTTAAAATAGGGGAAGTAGTTAGAAAAGGTGATATAATAGCACTAAGTGGAAATAGTGGCAGAAGTAGTGGACCACATCTACATTATGAGGTGCGTTATGCCACACAACATCTAAATCCATATGATTTTATAAAATGGGATGTTGCCAACTATGAGGGTATTTTTGAAAAACAAAGGAGCGTTTCGTGGGAATCTTTAATAAATCTAATAGAACTTCAAAACAAACTTACACTGCAACAATAA
- a CDS encoding bactofilin family protein, giving the protein MGIFNKSNRTSKQTYTATIIAPDSFLIGGIDTNGDVVIDGKFEGVIVSKESVTIGEKGEVFGEVKADSVIVSGLLDGVVDASSVHILSTGKIIGKLIYSSLTVEENGFFDGEVKVKNSSQKSRYAEIKHKFNFLSQEPSKS; this is encoded by the coding sequence GTGGGAATCTTTAATAAATCTAATAGAACTTCAAAACAAACTTACACTGCAACAATAATAGCACCAGATAGTTTTTTGATTGGTGGAATCGATACAAATGGTGATGTAGTAATTGATGGAAAATTTGAAGGTGTTATCGTATCTAAAGAATCAGTAACTATTGGTGAAAAAGGTGAAGTATTTGGCGAAGTAAAAGCTGATAGTGTTATAGTAAGTGGCTTACTTGATGGTGTAGTTGATGCTAGTAGTGTACATATATTATCAACTGGCAAGATAATAGGAAAACTAATATATAGTAGTCTAACTGTTGAAGAAAATGGTTTTTTTGATGGAGAAGTAAAAGTGAAAAATTCTTCTCAAAAAAGTAGATACGCAGAAATAAAACATAAATTCAACTTTTTATCCCAAGAACCTTCTAAAAGTTAG
- a CDS encoding DEAD/DEAH box helicase, whose protein sequence is MNQELKQRLQELYIQKADIEKEIRKIEFELSQTFSTNEKIEIFANTFLHNFTQQNKYETIKNHLLGIETILFDFSQYAKINFINFSIDSRYTDKAVSKLAQKGVFVHYEHISTNTSLCWIFFEYDYDISMLESVKTLILEYLNHSILEFYPKLILPLSLNDIQKNYRLFIDSKTQKPYNPQWNFLKNIKKTPHYTLQTMQNKAPSIILNNSIIIPNNINFEILNEIKSYLTFDNPMYETLLKLRKPIFNTPKKLKNFTHTKTELIVPRGIKDKVLEIFHHHKQPYKLIDKRVNEPQTFWNVVFTLRDDQNRAINAISSKEYGICVAPPGFGKTLIGAKMIELRSCSTLILVNKNMLLDQWIQRLSEYFWVDKSLFGFLGKGKNSLNGKLDIATIQSLKNNESLIAKYSFLIIDECHHIPAYSFESIIKKFCGKYVLGLSATPHRKDALEPLLFHQVGNIVYSNETKSKSKNQIVMLLKSDFSTQSTDYTQILAELINDKNRNTLIIEQVKKYKNRNIILLSDRVEHLQTLEELLRVENIEFTTIHGSQSKKEQNINKTKLDTSRLILSSSSYFGEGVDLEHLDTIIFATPISYYGRIIQYLGRVGRSDEISDTLCIDILDANSPILLSTYKKRKEGFIKLGYKIQNH, encoded by the coding sequence ATGAATCAAGAGTTAAAGCAAAGGTTACAAGAGCTTTATATTCAAAAAGCAGATATTGAAAAAGAGATTAGAAAAATAGAGTTTGAGTTATCTCAAACTTTTTCTACTAATGAAAAGATAGAGATATTTGCAAACACTTTTTTACACAATTTCACACAACAAAACAAATATGAAACAATAAAAAATCATCTTTTGGGGATAGAAACTATTTTATTTGATTTTTCGCAATATGCTAAAATAAATTTTATTAATTTTAGTATTGACTCAAGGTATACGGATAAAGCAGTATCTAAACTAGCTCAAAAAGGGGTATTTGTTCACTATGAACATATCTCTACAAATACATCTTTGTGTTGGATTTTTTTTGAATATGATTATGATATAAGTATGCTTGAGTCTGTAAAAACTCTTATTTTAGAATATCTAAATCACTCTATTTTAGAATTTTATCCAAAGCTAATATTACCACTTAGTTTAAATGATATTCAAAAAAACTATCGTCTTTTTATAGATAGCAAAACACAAAAACCTTACAACCCTCAATGGAATTTTTTAAAAAATATCAAAAAAACTCCCCATTATACACTTCAAACAATGCAAAATAAAGCTCCATCGATAATACTAAACAACAGTATTATTATCCCAAATAATATAAATTTTGAGATATTAAATGAAATAAAATCATATCTTACATTTGACAACCCTATGTATGAGACCCTTTTAAAACTAAGAAAACCTATTTTTAATACACCTAAAAAACTCAAAAACTTCACCCATACAAAAACAGAGCTTATTGTGCCAAGAGGTATAAAAGATAAGGTTTTAGAAATATTTCACCATCACAAACAACCTTATAAACTAATAGACAAAAGAGTGAACGAACCACAAACTTTTTGGAATGTAGTATTTACCCTTAGAGATGACCAAAATCGTGCTATAAATGCAATTTCTTCAAAAGAATATGGTATATGTGTGGCACCACCAGGTTTTGGAAAGACCCTAATTGGGGCAAAAATGATAGAACTAAGAAGCTGTAGTACACTTATTTTAGTGAATAAAAATATGCTTTTAGACCAATGGATACAAAGGCTCAGTGAATATTTTTGGGTAGATAAAAGTTTATTTGGATTTTTGGGTAAAGGTAAAAACTCACTAAATGGCAAACTTGATATAGCAACAATACAAAGTCTAAAAAATAATGAAAGCTTAATAGCAAAATACTCATTTTTAATAATAGATGAGTGTCACCATATTCCTGCATATAGTTTTGAAAGTATTATCAAAAAATTTTGTGGAAAATATGTACTAGGGCTTAGTGCTACACCACATAGAAAAGATGCTCTAGAGCCACTGCTTTTTCATCAAGTTGGAAATATTGTATATTCAAATGAAACGAAATCAAAATCAAAAAACCAAATTGTTATGCTATTAAAAAGTGATTTTTCAACACAATCAACAGACTATACTCAAATCTTAGCTGAACTAATAAATGATAAAAATAGAAATACCCTTATAATAGAACAGGTAAAAAAATATAAAAATAGAAATATTATTCTTCTAAGTGACAGGGTAGAACATTTACAAACTTTAGAAGAACTTCTTAGGGTTGAAAATATTGAATTTACTACAATCCATGGTAGCCAAAGTAAAAAAGAACAAAATATTAATAAAACAAAACTTGACACTTCTAGACTTATTCTATCAAGTAGCTCTTATTTTGGTGAAGGGGTGGATTTGGAACACCTTGATACTATAATATTTGCTACACCAATATCTTACTATGGTAGAATAATACAATATCTTGGAAGAGTTGGAAGAAGTGATGAAATAAGTGATACCTTATGTATAGATATACTTGATGCAAACTCCCCTATTTTACTAAGTACTTACAAAAAAAGAAAAGAAGGTTTTATAAAACTAGGATATAAAATACAAAACCATTAA
- a CDS encoding Spy/CpxP family protein refolding chaperone, with translation MTKENNILFRGKKLAVATVLIGVLGLGSSLFACGNKAYAKGCGEYSQKSMSCGSQKSGCEMKGNKMSMRYIMDTIMAMNLTQDQETKIEAIIKEHRDNVSAKTDVSSAFTTDKFDKKKFVEVQNQRDIMLKSKADMLEKMYKLLTKEQKAELKTELDKFVKDTQNRSCGTKNKGCPTPDNKRLKGCN, from the coding sequence ATGACAAAAGAAAACAATATCCTTTTTAGAGGAAAAAAATTAGCTGTAGCTACGGTTTTGATAGGGGTACTTGGTCTTGGTTCATCACTGTTTGCTTGTGGAAACAAAGCTTACGCAAAAGGGTGTGGTGAGTATTCACAAAAAAGTATGAGCTGTGGCTCACAAAAAAGTGGTTGTGAAATGAAAGGTAATAAAATGTCTATGAGATATATCATGGATACTATTATGGCGATGAATCTAACACAAGATCAAGAGACTAAAATAGAAGCTATTATAAAAGAACATAGAGATAATGTCTCTGCAAAGACTGATGTATCTTCAGCATTTACAACTGATAAGTTTGACAAAAAGAAATTTGTTGAAGTACAAAATCAAAGAGATATTATGCTAAAATCAAAGGCAGATATGCTTGAGAAAATGTACAAACTTCTTACAAAAGAACAAAAAGCTGAGCTAAAAACTGAACTTGATAAGTTTGTAAAAGATACTCAAAATAGAAGTTGTGGTACAAAAAATAAAGGTTGTCCAACTCCAGATAACAAGAGATTAAAAGGATGCAATTAA
- a CDS encoding response regulator transcription factor translates to MINIAMIEDDMELASMLTSYLKQFNIQVTNYDDPFLALAKLNITKYELIILDLTLPGLDGLEVCKEIVKKHKIPIIISSARSDITDKVTALELGADDYLPKPYDPRELEVRIKTILRRYNILINQENSNNLQNKIFKLDQEKKEITKNGEFIKFTAAEYEIFSLFLQREGFVISREDIYENCTILNNEDESSGSLAVIINRIRQKIENSPKNPNYLHTIRGMGYRFIQ, encoded by the coding sequence ATGATAAATATTGCCATGATTGAAGATGATATGGAGTTGGCTTCTATGCTAACTTCATATCTAAAACAATTTAATATACAAGTTACAAATTACGATGACCCTTTTTTGGCACTTGCCAAACTAAATATTACAAAATATGAGCTTATCATACTAGATCTGACACTCCCAGGACTTGATGGACTTGAAGTATGTAAAGAGATAGTAAAAAAACACAAAATTCCTATCATAATATCAAGTGCAAGAAGTGATATCACAGATAAAGTAACAGCACTTGAACTTGGTGCTGATGACTATCTACCAAAACCTTATGACCCAAGAGAGCTTGAAGTAAGGATAAAAACAATACTAAGACGATATAATATACTTATCAATCAAGAAAATTCAAATAATTTACAAAACAAAATCTTTAAGCTAGATCAAGAAAAAAAAGAGATTACAAAAAATGGTGAGTTTATAAAATTTACCGCTGCTGAATATGAGATATTTTCACTATTTTTACAAAGAGAAGGTTTTGTAATAAGTAGAGAAGATATATATGAAAACTGCACTATTTTGAACAATGAAGATGAATCTAGTGGTTCCCTAGCAGTTATCATAAATCGGATAAGACAAAAAATCGAAAATTCACCAAAAAATCCTAACTACCTTCATACAATAAGAGGAATGGGATACAGATTTATTCAATAA
- a CDS encoding ArsS family sensor histidine kinase translates to MKKDSIFFTLGVTFLVSLSILVISFFVLITSNYNQKIQNLEHKYFGITKMVNNECRKRGITQELIQHLEAMNLEIIPDQKNIENIISSNDTKLIFHKMHRAFEFRLLEHGGFYYLYFMTPRESSLLIKDNDTQIDSSHLYIMTIFAMIFFALVLSALATLKKLYPLKILKNKVQSLGDEEFDFECCNTKSKDEVSLLAQEFKKSANKLKKLKESRNVFIRNIMHELKTPITKGKFLVELDNAKKEDFAKVFYRLESLINEFASIEEVIATKNKIEKKEYFLSDIIDNAVDLLYIDDDRIEINITDTKLKVNFKLFSIAIKNLLDNGIKYSPDAKVQISNDIEAIIISNNSEPLKYELKEYFEPFFKDKEQIESFGLGLYITKHLLDANGYSLEYEHIDGKNIFKVKSK, encoded by the coding sequence ATGAAAAAAGATTCAATATTTTTTACTTTAGGTGTCACTTTTCTTGTCTCACTTAGTATTTTGGTTATAAGTTTTTTTGTACTAATTACTTCAAACTATAACCAAAAAATTCAAAATCTTGAACATAAATATTTTGGAATAACAAAAATGGTAAACAATGAGTGTAGAAAAAGGGGCATCACACAAGAACTAATACAGCACCTTGAAGCTATGAATCTTGAAATAATACCAGACCAAAAGAATATAGAAAATATTATTTCATCAAATGATACAAAACTAATCTTCCACAAAATGCATAGAGCATTTGAGTTTAGACTATTAGAACATGGTGGATTTTATTATCTATATTTTATGACACCAAGAGAGTCTAGTTTACTAATAAAAGACAATGATACACAAATAGATAGTAGCCATCTGTATATCATGACTATTTTTGCAATGATATTCTTTGCTTTAGTTTTATCAGCACTTGCAACATTAAAAAAACTATATCCACTAAAAATCCTAAAAAACAAAGTACAAAGCTTGGGAGATGAAGAGTTTGACTTTGAGTGCTGTAATACAAAATCAAAAGATGAAGTGAGTCTTTTGGCACAAGAGTTCAAAAAAAGTGCAAATAAACTAAAAAAACTAAAAGAATCAAGAAATGTATTTATACGAAATATTATGCATGAACTTAAAACACCTATTACTAAAGGTAAATTCTTAGTAGAGTTAGACAATGCAAAAAAAGAGGATTTTGCAAAGGTATTTTATAGACTTGAAAGTCTTATAAATGAATTTGCTTCTATTGAAGAGGTAATCGCAACAAAAAATAAAATAGAGAAAAAAGAGTACTTTTTATCTGATATTATAGATAATGCTGTAGATTTATTATATATTGATGATGATAGGATAGAAATAAATATAACTGATACAAAATTAAAAGTAAATTTCAAGCTTTTTAGTATAGCTATAAAAAATCTACTTGATAATGGTATAAAATATTCCCCAGATGCAAAAGTTCAAATATCAAATGATATAGAAGCTATTATTATCTCAAATAATAGTGAACCATTAAAATATGAACTCAAAGAATATTTTGAGCCTTTTTTCAAAGATAAAGAACAAATAGAGAGTTTTGGACTTGGATTATATATCACCAAACACCTTCTTGATGCAAATGGATATTCACTAGAATATGAGCATATCGATGGTAAAAATATATTTAAAGTAAAATCTAAATGA